The Ahaetulla prasina isolate Xishuangbanna chromosome 3, ASM2864084v1, whole genome shotgun sequence genome window below encodes:
- the ZHX1 gene encoding zinc fingers and homeoboxes protein 1, with protein sequence MASKRKSTVPCMVPAREPDMDLEAISDVEEVLPVMTSAGSVSSDEDSGECADSDSQLNKKVEGGYECKYCTFQTPDLNMFTFHVDSEHPNVVLSSSYVCFECKFVTKRYDALSEHNTKYHPGEENFKLNMVKRNNQTIFEQTVNDLTFDGSFVQEEKTGEESEGSESQLTGISISKTPIMKMMKNKNETKRIVVFHNATEDDPTEEKDGGDTDAECEEIVEKGATASSDTNTDNSSAGEAAPTVVNPTAVIQPAQVITTLASPPTSNLISKVLIPINSIPAYNTALDNNPLLQNTYNKFPYPTVSEIALLATQAKYTEEQIKIWFSAQRLKHGVSWTPEEVEEARRKQFNGTVHTVPQTITVIPAHISAAGNGLPSILQTCQIVGQPGLVLTQVTGTGTLPVTAPIALAMAGVPNPAQLQKAQGQATQPVPESKQVAAVPAPQLTKSEVVAAAATTNIDAVAVRAKKTKEQLMELKVSYLKSHFPLDSEIIRLMETTGLTKGEIKKWFSDTRYNQRNSKHNYHNHQNSDSCTIVIDSSDETSEPPMLVQPPQKQSSATSDLSSQKFKDKTVEQLKVLQDSFHNHPVLSEDELNRVSSETKLVREEIEAWFAEQKKTSGSAEEGEELFEGHAESQKEIAAAETSGGEVFGVLKAGKQAKKSPEQLHMLKMSFIRTQWPSSEEYDKLARETGLHRTDIVSWFGDTRYAWKNGGLKWYYYYQGNNANSANGQGHSRRRGRGRSKGRGRGRTRGQQTSNKRLKSWDRTPVIKFKTGKAILKDYYLKHKFLNEQDLDELVARSHMGYEQVREWFGEKQRRADLGLELFDEEDEEEMVDEQEDEEEEEEDEETDDSDNWEPPRHVRRRLPKSD encoded by the coding sequence ATGGCGAGCAAACGAAAATCCACGGTGCCTTGCATGGTCCCGGCGAGAGAGCCGGATATGGATCTAGAAGCCATATCAGATGTTGAGGAGGTCTTACCAGTGATGACCTCTGCAGGAAGCGTGTCAAGCGATGAGGACTCTGGAGAATGTGCCGATTCAGACAGCCAGCTAAATAAAAAAGTTGAAGGCGGCTACGAATGCAAATACTGTACCTTCCAGACTCCTGATTTAAATATGTTTACTTTCCACGTGGATTCTGAGCACCCCAACGTAGTCCTCAGCTCATCTTACGTCTGCTTTGAATGCAAATTTGTGACCAAGCGGTATGATGCTCTTTCGGAACATAATACCAAATACCATCCCGGAGAGGAGAACTTTAAGCTGAACATGGTCAAACGCAACAACCAGACCATCTTCGAGCAAACGGTGAATGACCTGACTTTCGATGGGAGTTTTGTCCAGGAGGAGAAAACGGGAGAAGAATCGGAAGGCTCAGAAAGCCAATTGACCGGCATCTCCATCAGCAAAACCCCCATAATGAAAATGATGAAGAATAAGAATGAAACAAAGCGAATTGTGGTTTTTCACAACGCCACTGAGGATGATCCCACGGAAGAAAAAGATGGTGGCGACACTGATGCGGAGTGTGAAGAAATTGTAGAAAAAGGAGCCACTGCAAGTTCAGATACCAACACAGATAATTCCTCAGCAGGGGAAGCAGCCCCCACAGTTGTGAACCCCACCGCAGTGATTCAGCCTGCTCAGGTGATCACTACCCTCGCCTCTCCGCCGACATCTAATTTAATTTCTAAAGTCTTGATCCCTATTAATAGCATCCCAGCCTATAACACCGCTTTGGATAACAACCCTCTCCTGCAGAACACTTACAATAAATTCCCATATCCAACTGTGTCGGAAATCGCGCTTCTGGCTACTCAAGCTAAATACACCGAGGAACAAATCAAAATCTGGTTCTCCGCCCAACGCTTAAAACACGGGGTGAGCTGGACCCCGGAAGAAGTAGAGGAGGCAAGAAGGAAGCAGTTTAACGGCACGGTGCATACTGTTCCTCAGACAATTACGGTGATTCCAGCGCATATTTCGGCAGCCGGCAACGGTCTGCCTTCCATTTTGCAGACTTGTCAAATCGTCGGCCAACCAGGCCTCGTCCTTACGCAAGTGACAGGAACTGGCACGCTTCCTGTGACGGCCCCCATTGCCTTGGCGATGGCAGGCGTTCCAAACCCAGCTCAACTGCAGAAAGCCCAGGGCCAAGCTACGCAGCCTGTTCCCGAAAGTAAGCAAGTAGCGGCTGTTCCCGCGCCCCAGCTTACAAAATCAGAGGTGGTGGCGGCCGCAGCCACCACCAACATTGACGCGGTTGCTGTCCGGGCGAAGAAGACGAAGGAACAGCTGATGGAATTAAAAGTCAGCTATCTGAAAAGTCACTTCCCTCTCGATTCGGAGATAATCCGGCTGATGGAAACCACAGGGTTGACCAAAGGGGAGATTAAAAAATGGTTCAGCGATACCAGGTACAATCAGAGGAATTCAAAGCACAATTATCACAATCATCAGAACAGCGATTCCTGCACTATCGTTATTGACTCCAGCGACGAAACGAGTGAACCCCCCATGCTGGTTCAGCCACCCCAGAAGCAGTCTTCTGCAACCTCGGATTTGAGCTCTCAGAAGTTCAAAGACAAGACTGTGGAGCAACTTAAAGTCCTCCAGGACAGTTTCCACAACCACCCAGTCCTTTCTGAGGACGAACTGAACAGGGTAAGTTCGGAAACAAAGCTGGTGAGGGAAGAGATAGAAGCTTGGTTTGCAGAACAGAAAAAAACTAGTGGTTCTGCAGAAGAAGGTGAGGAATTGTTTGAAGGTCATGCTGAGAGTCAGAAGGAAATTGCTGCTGCGGAAACCTCTGGAGGGGAAGTCTTTGGAGTTCTGAAGGCAGGGAAGCAGGCCAAAAAGTCACCAGAGCAATTGCACATGCTCAAAATGTCATTCATCCGAACTCAGTGGCCTTCTTCCGAGGAGTATGACAAGTTGGCCCGAGAAACGGGGCTTCATCGAACGGACATTGTGAGTTGGTTTGGGGACACTCGCTACGCCTGGAAAAATGGCGGCTTGAAATGGTACTACTACTATCAAGGGAACAACGCAAACAGTGCCAATGGTCAAGGCCATTCCAggcggagggggaggggaaggtccAAGGGGAGGGGTCGGGGTCGGACACGCGGGCAGCAGACGTCCAATAAAAGGCTCAAATCTTGGGACCGAACCCCGGTCATCAAGTTTAAAACTGGAAAAGCAATCCTCAAGGATTATTACCTGAAACATAAGTTTCTTAATGAGCAGGATCTCGACGAACTGGTTGCAAGGTCGCACATGGGCTACGAGCAGGTCAGGGAATGGTTTGGAGAGAAGCAGAGGCGAGCCGACCTTGGCCTTGAGCTGTTTgacgaagaagatgaagaagagatgGTGGACGAGCAGGaggacgaagaggaggaggaggaggatgaagaaacAGATGACAGCGACAACTGGGAGCCACCACGGCACGTTAGGCGTAGGTTGCCAAAATCAGACTGA
- the C3H8orf76 gene encoding uncharacterized protein C8orf76 homolog, translated as MALLPFAFEESVFEEETEEETSRAGGPLTSPYSARCCEPEWFCEQVDCQDDLERINIKKFRGDLAYKQQEFQKALQEYSSCLALVPSSNIAMRRDLKESQARCLAHLGKHEEALRIAENLRNGATNTDHVTAVLNLLYAIYRLLEDIENVIGCLQKLISLHPFHPQTWNLLAETYTGLLQFPVPLSATKAHLWQSHGLIAGGCLRVSSKEVSFGCHQTNSQRKDVPSWWTVRTNGSFGSCVESQSVQKPVCTPENSGPGPTTKRASLGERRWKDICVYACASFVRARLLFQLTQLTQSSFALENNLKMQREIEDKIRCFELGADILSLMTEVMGEDLVPEKLKGEAQEEVKCFSAEALPPILTASTVEFERKWFQKLQGGFPHRDCPT; from the exons ATGGCGCTGCTCCCCTTTGCCTTCGAGGAGTCGGTCTTCGAAGAGGAAACCGAAGAGGAAACGTCCAGGGCTGGCGGCCCCCTCACTTCCCCCTACAGCGCCCGGTGCTGCGAGCCCGAG TGGTTTTGTGAACAGGTAGACTGCCAGGATGATCTTGAAAGGATCAACATAAAAAAGTTCAGAGGAGATCTGGCCTACAAGCAACAAGAATTTCAG AAGGCTCTTCAGGAATATTCCAGTTGTCTTGCCCTTGTACCTTCCAGTAATATTGCCATGAGAAGAGATTTAAAAGAGAGCCAGGCCCGCTGTTTAGCGCATCTGGGGAAACATGAGGAAGCCCTGAGAATTGCAGAAAACCTG aGAAACGGGGCAACGAATACCGACCATGTAACAGCCGTACTTAATCTGCTCTATGCCATTTATCGCCTTCTGGAGGATATTGAGAACGTCATCGGGTGCTTGCAGAAACTGATCTCGTTGCACCCGTTTCATCCGCAAACGTGGAATTTGCTGGCTGAAACTTACACGGGTTTGTTGCAATTTCCAGTCCCCTTGTCTGCAACCAAAGCCCATCTGTGGCAAAGCCATGGCTTAATTGCAGGCGGCTGCCTTCGGGTATCATCCAAAGAGGTCAGCTTTGGGTGTCATCAGACAAACAGCCAGAGGAAGGATGTTCCTTCGTGGTGGACCGTCCGCACCAATGGCAGCTTTGGATCATGTGTGGAATCCCAAAGCGTGCAGAAGCCTGTCTGTACCCCGGAAAATTCAGGGCCAGGACCCACAACAAAGAGAGCTTCCTTAGGGGAGCGAAGATGGAAAGATATTTGTGTCTATGCGTGTGCTTCCTTTGTTAGAGCCAG GCTTTTATTTCAGCTTACGCAGTTGACTCAATCTTCTTTTGCTCTAGAGAATAATCTGAAAATGCAACGGGAAATTGAAGACAAAATTAGATGTTTTGAATTGGGGGCAGATATTTTGTCCTTGATGACTGAG GTTATGGGAGAAGATCTTGTCCCGGAAAAGCTAAAAGGAGAAGCTCAGGAAGAGGTCAAATGTTTCTCTGCCGAAGCCTTGCCACCCATCCTGACTGCATCCACCGTGGagtttgaaagaaaatggttCCAGAAGCTGCAAGGCGGCTTTCCTCACAGGGACTGTCCGACGTAA